The genomic window TTCGGCCACCACCAGCACCTCGGCGCCCATGCGCGCCAGGCCGCGTGCCACCTGCAGGGTCTGCGCCTCCGCGCCGCCGAAGCCGGGCGAGGGCACCACCACCAGCAGGCGGCGCAGCGCGATCATCCGCCCAGGACCAAGAGCCGCGCCTTGCCATGGGCGCGGTCCGTCAGCACCGGGAAGCGGGTTTCCGGCGCCTCGTCCTTGGGGCCGAGCTCGGCGCAGATGATGGCCCCGGGCGCGAACCAGCCGGCCGCGTCCAGCGCGTCCAGCGCGGGCTTCAGCAGGCCAGAACCATAGGGCGGGTCCAGGAAGGCCAGGGTGCAGGGGGTGACGGCGCGGGGCGGCCGGGTGGCATCGGCCGCCAGCACCCGCGCCTTCGCCCCCGCGCAGGCGGCGATGTTGGCGCGCAGCGCGGAGAGCGCCGCGCGGTCGGTTTCCAGGAAG from Roseococcus microcysteis includes these protein-coding regions:
- the rsmD gene encoding 16S rRNA (guanine(966)-N(2))-methyltransferase RsmD, whose protein sequence is MRIIAGAWKGRRLQAPEGLGTRPTAIRARQALFDMLWHAPWAGRELVEGAVVLDAFAGTGAYGLEALSRGAAEATFLETDRAALSALRANIAACAGAKARVLAADATRPPRAVTPCTLAFLDPPYGSGLLKPALDALDAAGWFAPGAIICAELGPKDEAPETRFPVLTDRAHGKARLLVLGG